From the Streptomyces sp. NBC_00102 genome, the window ACATCACGCTCCATACCGAGCTCCTTGTTGTCCTTTTTCAACTGTGCGACCTCCCGCCGCAACCGGGCGAGCTCCTCGGCCTCACTCTCACCCCGGCCGTTGCCGGCACGCTTGGCCCGCGAGACCCAGCTCGCCAGCGTCGTCTCGTTGATCCCCAAGTCCTGCGCGACCTCAGGGACCGCCTTCCCGGTCTCCGTCACGATCCGTACAGCCCCCTCACGAAACTCAGCCGTGAACACCCGACGCTTCTCCGCCATGACTCTCAACTTCCCCTGCAGTCACGGACTCCACGCTATGAGGGGAGACTCAGAGTACGGCTTTCCGACGGTGCCTCCCTGTCGTGAAGGCGCACGCCGCCAAAACGCGGTCGGACGTGAGCCTTTGACGCTCCTTGGCGCACTCGATATCGTGCATGTCGGATCAGATATCTGAGTAGACTTGACAAGGGAGGTGAGGTGCGATGCTGCTGACGACAGGGCAAGCGGCCGCCGAGCTTGGCATGGCCATCACCACCTTCCGTCGCCTCGTGCACGCTCGCCTGATTCCCGGACTGACCAACAGGGGGGTGCGGGTGATGGTCCCCCTGGAAGCCGTCCAGGCTCTGAGCACACGGCGTACCGCTCCCTTGGATGCCCTCACAGCATCGGAGATCGCCGTACTGCGCGTGGAAGCAGACCGGCAGACACGTGAGGCGGACGCCAAGAACCCCGAGCGGACCGGGTACTCAGCCACTTTGCAGACCGAGGAGATACAGAGGGCAATGCGGGGCTGGTGGCGTTGCGACGCTCCCAGCGTTGCGGCGGGCGGTGTCCTGCCCGTCACCGTCTCCGGATTCGTGGTCGCCGTTCTGACCGGTCTGGATCGGTGGGAGAGCAACGGACGGGGCCGTCACGCCTTCCCCGGCGCTGTCCTGGCCGGATACGTCACCGATCTCGTGCGCCCTGCCATCCACCTCACCGCATCCGTGGCCGCGGACCGCCAAACCGCCGAACTGCTCCTCGGATCCCGCCTGCCCTCTCATTCCGGCGGCCCGATCGCCTACGTATCAACCCGCAACGCCGACTTCGAGGGACCGTGATGGACGCCAAGGCCTACAACGCCGCCCTTGCCGACCTGCGCAAGGACCGCGACGAAATCAAGCACGCGAAGGCGGCCCTGGCCAAGCTCGAGGCGGCACGGGACAAGAAGATCCGTGCACTGGCCGCCCATGACAAAGCGAACGCGGAGCGGATCGCTCCTGCGGCCGGCCTGAGCCTTGCCGACATCGTCCACATCGCCCCAGCCCTCACCCCCAAGAGCCTCGCCGCCGGAGCTCCCGCACCCGACGCACAGGCACCGCAGCCCGACCAACCTGCCGGCACCGCGCCTCTCGCCTCCAGGAGCGCTGCACCGGCGCCTGGCAATCAGCCTGCCCCTCTCGTAGCAGCAGAGCAGCCCGGCCCGCCCGAGACGCACGTGCCTGCCCAGGCCGTGATCGCCCCCACCGCTCATCCCGGCCCTGCTGCACCCGGACCCGCCGCTGCAGCAGCGCCCGTCCCCGAGGCCGCCCCGGCGCGCGAGCTGCCGTCGATCCCTGAAGGCCCCGAGGGTGGCCGGTGGTTCACCCACACCCCGAACCTAGTTTCCACTCACCCGAACTTCACCCAGCAGGCCCGCTCGACCGTCTTCCTCGACACCATCACCGGGGTCCTGGTCCACCGTGACCAGACCCTGCGCCTGACCCTGCCCGACGTGGCGGCCGCCACGATCCTCCAAGCCGTCTTCCACGCCGCCCCGGAAGGCACCGAGCGGATCTTCATCACCGCCGGAGACCCCTGGCACCACCAGGCCGACCAGCACCCCTTCCTCAAGGACGCCGTCGCCGCCTGGCTGAACGCCCCCGTCACCGGGTGGCGGACCGACACCGGACGCGGCAAAGACAAGATGGCCGGGCACTTCGTCCACCCCCGCAACCCCGTCGGCCGCTACCAGAGCGACAACGGCCAGCACCACGTCGAGATCCGCTCGGTGGGGGAGTGGTTCGACCCCGAAGGCGCCGACCCCGCGATCGTCCGCGACGCGTTCGTCCTTCTCTGGAAGGCTCTGCGCACCCACTGGAGCGACGCCGTCTTGATGGGCTCCCCGTCCCAGACCGGCCGCGACCTGTGGACCCGCACCATCCCCGCCCGTGGCCAGCACGCCGACGGCTACCCGGTCCTGTCCGAGGAACTCCGCGGACTGCTCCACGCCACCGCCGGCCAGGGCCGTACCGAACTCATCACCCCGCCCCAGGTACCGGACAAGCTGCCCGCCCTCGCCGAGTACGACCGCACCTTCGCCTACGCCAAGCACACCTGGAAATCACCCGTCGGCACCCCCAAGCGGATCACCGCCGCCACCTTCGCCTCCTGGAGCGAGAAGGACCAGATCAAGGCCCTCTACGGCTGCGGCCACTGGCACGTCCGCGTCACCGTCCCCGACACCTGGAACCACGTCGGCATCCTCCCCGCCCCCGCTCCCGGCGACCGTGCCTGGCACTATCCTGCCAAGCCCTGCACCACCTTCACCACCTGGGCCGGCGGACCCGAGATCCACACCGCGCTCGCCAACCCGATCCAGCCCTGGCACATCGAGATCCTCGACGGCCTGCTGTGGGACGACGGCAAACCGCTCGATGACTGGTCGAAAAAGCTCAAGGAAGCCTGGTCCGCCCTCGCCGCCGAGGCCGGCCTCCACGGCGACCCCGCACAGCGCCAGGCCGCCCGCCTCGCCTCCCGCGCCGTCCGCTCTCTTCTCCTCTACGGCATCGGCTCCTTCGCCCAGCGCCCCCGCATGGTCACCGGCACCACCCCCCGCACCCACGAGCGCGACGTCCCCGCCGACGCCGAGATCGTCGGCTTCACCGACGAACAGATCACCTGGCAGCGGCCCACCGGCTTTACCCGCGACCCCAACGCCCACCCCGAATGGGCCGCCACGATCTGGTCCGGCGCCCGCGCTGCCCTGCTCTCCCAGCGCCACCGCGACGACAACACCTACGCCGGAGCCCTCCACACCCCGCCCGGCAGCGTCGTCGCCTTCCGCACCGACGCCGTCTACCTCACCCAACCCCAGGCCTGGCCCTACCACGGCCAACCCGGCGACTACCTCCACAAGGGCCACCTCACCGGCCCCCTGACCGCACCTACCACCGAGGATGAACTCCTCACCCTTCGCGACGCCGGCCGAGCCGCCCTCCAGAAGACGGCAGCCGCCACACCCAGGGAGGCCTGATGCCCCCGCGCACCCGCCGCCCCGCCACCGATCCGGAACTGAACGAGGCTGCCCAACTCGCCGACCAGTTCCAGGCCGCCGGCTTCACCAAGCGCGACATCGCCCGCATCATCGGACGGGACCCCTCCCTGGTCTCCCAGTTCTACACACGCCACAAAGGAGCCGCCTTCGTCCCCGCCCTCACCCACGCCTTGGCCGCCGTCCAGACTGCTGGCATCACCGACACTTCTGAACTCGCCGCCCTCGCAGCCCCTCACATCACCCGTCGCACCACCAGCTCCGGCGCCCGCGCCCGGGTTCGGACCAAAGCCGTCCTCATCACCCCCGCCGGAACCGGTACCGGCCGGGCCGGTGCCCAAGCCATCGCCTCCGGCGCCACGCGCCTACGCCCCCTGATCGCCGAAGCTGCCCGCCAACACCTCCGCCTCGCCTTCACCGTCCGCATGCCCAAGACCGGCTACACCCTTGCTTCGGGCAGCCGAACCGACTCCCCCGGCATCCGCCGCGACGTTGTCCAACGGGCCGACCACACAGAGGAGCGCTCCTACGGATCCGCTGTCACGGGAGGCTTTGATGCCGCCGACTTCGCCCGCCGCGTCGATGCAGCAGGCGGCGACGTCACTGGCGCCGTCCATAGCTGGCTCCTCGAAAACGGCCGCATTCACGAAGACGCCCACATCACGCACCTCGAAGTTCGAACCTGGCGCCCTCGCTGACTGCTCACCCCTAGAAGAGTGGGCCGGATGTCTCCGAGTGGTCATTCGCGATCAGGCAACGTATGACGTCAGGCGGGCGGGCTGCGTGCACGAGGGGATGCGGCTCGGCGGGTCAGAGCCAGTGGTCTCCCAGGTGGCCCACCGGATGCTTGCACAGTCCTTTCTTGCTTGCTGCGGGACATTCGTCCAGCCCGAGCCCGCGGGGTGATGCAGAGGCAGCGGGCAGCGCTCGCATGAGGGTCCGAGAGTCAGTCCATGGCCGGCCGCCTGCCACCAGAGCCAGTGCGTGGTGACGGGCAACTGCCCTTCAAGAACGAGGACATCCACGAGAGCGACGTGCCGGCAGGGGTGATACGCGGCCAGGTCGCATCTGAAGTACCCCTCACCGTCCAGAATCCCTTCAGCGCCCTGCGCGGCGAGCCGGTCAAGTTCGCCGGTGCTCAAAGTCAGTGATGCCGTGCACGTCATGGTCCGCAGAATGACACCCGGTACTGCGCGCGGCGAACGGCTGAACTGCTTCTGCAGGGTGCACTGCTGCGCAGGGATACACCGGCACCATATGTGTCCGGTGTGCGGGCGATGTCGGGCAGTGTCATGTCAAAGCACTGTCGACTCAGGCGAGTTCGCTTCGAGTAGGCGCCCTGCGCGCCAGGTGGGGGCGGGCACTTCGTGCGTCGTGCCAGCCCTGCCGTCTGAGCGCCACGACCATCCCCACATGCACGCAGCTTCCTCGCATGCACCCGCATGGCATCTACGTCGCCCTCGCCGATCTTCCACGACGGGCCAGGGAAAGACCGGCCGCTGCCTAGCGGCCGGAGTGGTGAGGGTAGTGGTGACCAGGGACGTTCTGCTTGGATCTCGGCCACCTTGACTGTCGGCTTTAGCCAAACGCGGCGCGTTGTCAGTGCTCCCCCTTACCGTTTGGAGGGTGGCTGAAGGACATGCGAACTTAGACACTGGATTCGCCCAGCGCATCAAAGCGTTGGCGTGCACTGCGCCCCTACACGACCTGGACGCCCGTAAGCCATCTGTTCAGTCGGCTGACTTGACTGCCTACCAGATGAGCGAGCTTGCGCTGCACGCGATCGATCTGGTGACTCTCGCGATGGATTTCGACGCCGGCGCTTCTCCGGAGCGGACCGTTGAAGATCTGTCCCGCTACGCCGCTGATCAGGCGCCGGACCGCTCTGCAACTGAGCACGAGCACGCCGCTGGGTGGGTGCTTGAGAACCTCCTCAACGTGGGATCGGCTGATCGAGGCTTCCGCGCGGTCTACGGGATGACGGGTACCGACGGGCGGTACGAGCGGCGTGATTTCGACTTCCGCCTTCTCGAGGAGGTTCCGGGAGCCGACGGCGGGATCTACCTGCGTGCTTCGAATGAAGCGGTCAACGTTCTTGTCGGTGCGCTGGAGGTTGACATCGAGTCGGCGCAGATCGCCGCGGATGTACGGCTGGAGACGCTGATTCGGCGTGGTCGGCTCTCAGACGCGCAAGCTGCTGCTCAGGCCGCGCGGTACCGGACGATCCAGTACGGCGAGATGCTGCGTCAGCGGCTCGAAGCCACGAGCCGCGACGTGCGTACGGTGGACTGGCTGACCGCCATGCCGACGTTCATCGCGGAGGCGCTTGAGCACATCGAGGCCCGCTGCCGGGCGGAGAACGCTATCTTGGTGAACATCACAGAGGCGCGTGACACCGCCGATACCCCTGTGCGCAAGCAGCAGGCTGCTGCGCTTGTGGGGATCGTTCGCGATTGCCTGCGACGTCACGAGCAGCTCCAGGCAGCACTTCAGAACGCCGGTCGGCGCTTTCGGGCTGAGCAGGACCGGCAGACGTTCGCACCGCAGCCCATGCGGGCGGACCTCGACCTCCACGCTCAGCTCCTGCAGCCGGCGCTCGCGTTGCCGGTGTGCGACGCCGACGGGGTGCTCGCCGCTTACTTCACGCGGGTCGTCGGACTGGCCGTGCGCCCGGCGTTGCGTTTGGCTGACCTCTTTACCCTGCTGGTGACTCCTCCGGCGGTCCGCGAGGTGCTGGGCAGCGAGATCGAGGAGCCGGAGTTGTCGGAGGCGGCAGAGGTACCTCGCTTCCCGGAGGAGTGCTACGAGCACCTGGAGTGGCTGCTGGACCTCGACGTGGAGGCACCGCGGCGTCTGTCCGGGCTGCTGGAGGAAGCTCGCGATCTGCATCCTGAGCTGCCGCTGCTCGTGGTGGTGCGGGTGCTCGCCCTCGCAGCGCAAGAGATCGGCCCGGCCGTCCGGCACGGCGCGTCTTCGGTGCTTCTCGCTGTGGACGACGGTGCCGTGCTGAGTGATCCTGAGTTTGCTGGCGCCGATCTCATCGTTGCCCGAGCCGGATTGACCACTCCCGCCGATGGCGACGGCGCAGGGCCTGAAGGGGCAGTTATGGGAGCCCTCTCCCGAGATCTGATGCCTGCAGGGCGGGAAAGGGGGGCTGCATGAGCGCCGCCGACACCGCCGCCGAAGCCTCCCGCCTCGTCGGTTTCGGCCTACGGCCCAAACTCGTCCCCTCCCGCGACGACGAATACAGGCGGCTGGTGCGGCGCTTTCGGAGCGACGACGAGTTCGCCACCGTCACTGCCGCCGTTGCCCGAGGACTGGACCTGGTCATCCTCGAGGTCACCGAGCGGACGGGCGTGGTCGTCGCTTCCACTGAGGAAAGCGTCTTCGCCATCCGGATGACCGACTATGCGCGTCGGACCGGCGGCGATGGGAAAGCACACGAGCGGGTGCTGCACGCACTGGCCCACCTGGGCGCCGCCACCCTCGCATTCCCACGCCCGGCAGACCTCGCCGACGAAACCTACCTCGGCCGGATCACCGCACAGGGAGTCGAAGCTTTCGTGCGCCAGGCCTCCACCGCTCTGGCCGAAACCGCCACGGCCGAAGGAGCGGACACCGACCCATCCAGCGACCGACCGGGCCTGGAGGCGGTGTGGAGGGTCTATACGCGCCGCGCCCAAACCGGGGCGACCGGCGATGGACGCAAACTCCATACCTCGACGACCGGCATCGTCAGCAAGGCCCTTGCCTTCCTCGCCGACCAAGGCCTGCTGGTACGCACCGGCGACGCGCGAGGCGGCACCTACCGAACGACGCCGCGCTACCGGGCACAAGTCCGGGAAGCCGGCGCGATCATGTTCGACGAGCTCCTGGCGCTCGGCATCACAGAGATCACTGATGGGACAGGCACGCTGACCGCCGTCGAATGGTCGCCCGACGGCATCGCCAAGCTGTAGGGGATGACTGTGTACGAACTCAACCGCGTCCGCATGTTCGGCGTCGGCCCGCGCGGTGCCCGTTTCACCGACGTCACCTTGAATCTCGCCGATGTGGGTGAGCCCATCGGCGGGGGGACGCTGTTCGACGCGCCTCCGCGCCGCCCCAGCCCCTATAGCCTCCTCCTTCTGGAAAACGGCGGAGGCAAGAGCGTCCTGCTCAAACTGCTCTTCTCTGTCATCCTGCCTGGGAAACGCAACACCCTCGGCGGCGCGTCCGAAGTACTGGAAAAGTTCGTCGTGGGCGAGGACGCGGGACACGTCGTACTGGAGTGGATGCACGTCAAAACCGGCGAACGCATCGTCACCGGAAAGACCTACCAGTGGCGACGCAAGCGCACCAGCGACGGCCGCAAGCTGGGTGAGGCATGGTGGTCGCTGCGCCCCAACGCCGCCGTCGAAGTGTCCACGCTCCCTTTCACCGCCGACGGCCGCCGCCTACGACTGGGCCACTTCCAGGAGGCGCTGGAGGAGATCGACCGCAACCACCCAGCCACCCAGCTGGCCTGGATCGGATCCCATCAAGGGGAGTGGCTCGACCATCTGCGCAGCCTGCGCATCGAACCCGAGCTGTTCGCCATCCAGCGCCAGATGAACGCCGACGAAGGGGAAGCGGCCAGCGCATTCAAATTCAAGAGCAGCAAGGAATTCGTCGACTGGCTCCTCACGATCGTCATGGACCCCGCCGACGCCGTCAGCGTGGCGGACAACTTCGACAGCTACGCCACCACCGTCGGCGACCGATCCGCGATGTTGATGGAGCGCGACTTCGCCGAAGGCACCGTAGCGGCGCTGCACCCCGTCGGCGCAGCGCACACCACGGCGATGCAGACGCGAGCCACACTGCAGCGCACGGAGCAAGACATCCACGCATTCAGCGCCCAAGTCGCAGCGCGCCACAACGCTGAACAGACTGCCGCCAGACGGCTGACCGGCGAGCACGCTGCAGCAGTAACCCAAGCAAGCGCATCCGAAACCGACCGCGACCGAACGCGCGACGTCGTCAACGAAATCCGCCGTCAGATTTTTGCCCTAGAACTCGCCGCCGCGGAGGAACAGCAAGACGCAGCGCAGCTTGCACAAGCAGCGATCGAGCTCGAACTGGCTGGCTGGACGGCGTCCGAGATGGTCGAAGCCCGTGACCAATCGGTTGCTCACGCACGCGCGCTCGAGCGCCAGATCGCCGACGCCGAGGAGACCGCGCGACCCGCTCTGGCCGCACGCGACGCGGCCGCGGCCCAGCTGCTGGCGAAACTCCACAACGCGGCAGCCCATGACCATGGGCAGGCACGAAAGCTCAATCAGGAAGCTGAGGAGTGCAAGCTGACCGCCAAGAAGGCGGACGAGCAGCGCACTGCCGCGCTGCGGGACGAGGAGAAGGCCCGCAGCGCACAGCAGTCAGCCCTGGCCGAAGTCAGCGAGACAGCCCGCGCAGTAGCCCAGGCCATCTCCGACGGTCTCATGCCGGCTGGCTCAGACGTGCCCGCCGCGGCCCAGGAAGCCCACGCGAAAGCAGCCCTCCTCGAAGACACGCTCGCTGCTACAGAACGCAAGGCCGCAGAGGTCGCACGGAAGCTCAAGGACGCTCAAATCCGCGCCAGCGAAGCCGCCGGGGCGCTGCTGGACAAAGAGCGCGAACAGCAGCCGATAGCACAACAGTTGCAGGATCTGACCGCCCGCGCTTCGCGACTGGCCGCCTATGAAGTCCTCGCCGCCGCCCTAGCAGTAGACCGTATCGACACGGCGACCCTCGACGCATCGGCGGAAGCACTCGCTGGCCAGCTCGCCGAAGACATCGGCACACGTGAAGAACGGCTGGACGGCCTACGCGCTGTACAGAACGGCGACCACCGTGTTCTCACCGCGCTAGGCGACGGCGGCCTGCTGCCGGCCAGACCTGAGGTCGAGGTCGCCGTCGAGGTTCTGCGGGACTCAGGCGTCGCCGCCCACACAGGCTGGCGCTACCTGGCACAAAATGCCTCCGCCAGCGAACGCATCACCCTCATCGCGACACATCCAGAACTCGCCGACGGAATCGTGCTCGTCGACGCAACGCAGCTTCCCCAGGCCCGCACCGCCATCGCAGCGGCAAACCTGCTGCCCGCAGCCGCGATTGCCGTCGGCACCGGTGTGCAGCTGCTCACCGCAACTGATCTGACCTCAGCCCGCTTCGTGCTCGAGACCAACCCGGCCATGTTCGACGAGGAAGCCGCCGAAGCGCGCCGGGCGGAGCTGCGCGAGGACATGAAACGCCGCGGCCAGGAGATCGCGACACTCGCCACGGCGTTGCACCGCAGCCGCGAAGTCGCCGCCGAACTCGGTGCCTGGCGCAAAGCCTGCCCATCCGGCCGTCTTACCGAGCTGACGGAGCAACTCCTGGCCGCAGACGCCGCCGTCGCCACAGCGAAAGAGCAGGCGCAGGCAGCAACCGCAGACGTGGAAACCTGGGCAGAGCGCGACGCCGTCTACCCCGCTCAACTCGCCCAGCTGCGCACACAGGAGCGGGCCGCCGCAGACACAGCAGGCGCTCTCGAACGGCTCACGGCCAAGGTGGAGCGTGCTGCCGAAGCACAGCGGCGAGCCGGCGAGGCTGAGCAGGCCATGGAAACGGCTCGCCGTATCGTGGGAGAGGCAGCCGAGACCCGGGAACAGAAGCTGACACAGGTCGAAGAGGCCGTGCGGGCGGCAGAGAACGCCCGAGACCGCGCCGAGCGCCACCTCGTCGCGGCATCCGAGGTCGTCACCGCCAGTGGCGCCATCGCTCCAACCGTCCCGAGCCAAAGTCTGCTGGCCCTCCAACAGGCCTACGAAGCCGCAGCCGACGTCTACCGCAGCCTCGAAGTCGGCTAAGACCTCCGAGCAGAGGCAGACCGGGCCATGACCGAAGCCGCCCGACGCCGCACCGACCTTGAACGAATCCCACCCGAGGCGACCGCTGAAGCCGAACGACTGCTCACCACACCCGCCGGCGCCGACCGCGCCAGCCGGCAGGCCGAAATCGCACGGGCGAACCGAGACAAGCAGCGGCTGACTACGACCATCAGCACTGCGAACGAACGCGTCGGACAACTCCGCAGCGACCTGCGCACCGCTAGCCCCGCCGACCGCGACCGCAACGTGTGGATCGTTCTCCCCGAGACACGCCGCCCTGCCTCCGTCGAGCAGGGACGCCAGCTTTTGGAAACAGCCCAGGCCGAGCAGCGTGCTGCCCAAGACGCCCTCGAAATCGCCACGCGGAACGTTGCAGGCCTGCAACGCCACATGCAGCAGGCAAGCGAAGCTGCCCGCAGCTTCCGTGAAGTGCTCCAGCCTGTACAAGCGACCCTTGACGACACCTCCGGTCCTCAGGGAGCACGGCCGACGACGACGCAACTGGGCCCCGACACCGTCGAGCCCTACCAGCAGTCAGCGGAGAGCGCCCGCGATCAATCTGACCGGATGCGACGCGATCTGCGTGAAGCCCGCGCCGCCGCCAGCGACGCCACCCACGCCCTCAATGGACTCGTCGACGGAGCGGTCCGCTTCGTCGGTGACATCCGGTTCGAAAAGACAACGAACGTCGCCAGGCGGGCCATCATCAGCCTGGGACGAGAACAACTGGGCGCCCGTGCCACAGAATTCGCCGATCAGCTCGCGCAGCGGCTCGCCACACTGAACACGGATCTGGACAACGCCGGCAAGCATCGCAAACTCATCGTCGAGCGACTGGCCGCGCTCACTGATGGGGCGCTCAAGACCCTACGGACTGCAACACGCCTGTCCCGACTGCCCTCCGGGCTCGGTGACTGGGAAGGCAAAGAGTTCCTCCGCATCCGCTTCACCGATCCTGACCCCAGCCTGCTCGCCGCCCGCATCGGCGAACTCGTTGACGAGATCGCCGCCTCCACAGCAGCCCGCCAGATCGGAGCCCGCGGCAGCGCCCCCAAACGGGACGGCATCGCACTCCTCCTGCGCTCCGCCGAAGCCGCCGTTCCCAAAGGCTTCAGCGTCGAAGTACTGAAGCCAGACTCCGTCCTGCGCGACGAGCGAGTCCCGGTCGAGCAGATGAACACAGTGTTCTCCGGAGGACAGGAACTCACGGCCGCGATCATCCTGTACTGCACCATGGCTGCGTTGCGAGCCAACGAACGAGGCCAGATGCGCAACCGTCACTCCGGCGTACTGTTCCTCGACAACCCGATCGGCAAGGCGAGCGCCTCCTACCTCCTCGACCTGCAGCAGGGCGTGGCCTCAGCCCTGGGCGTCCAACTGGTATACACCACCGGACTGTCCGACGACCGCGCCCTGGCAGCGTTCCCGCTATGGATCCGGATGCGAAACGACGCCGATCTACGAGCGGGACTCAAGCACATCCGAGTGGCCGACACTGTCCGCGCCCAAATGCCACATCCCTTCGAAGACGTCGAAACCGCGACCCCCGGCGCAGCACCGGGAACAGTCACCGCAGCCCGGGTCTACCGCCGGCCCACAGAGACGCCATGAACCCCTCCACCTCAGCCAACGCCACACTGTCCCCACGAGCCATGAGACTCGCCGCAGCACTGGAGGAATGGCCACGACGAACCCTCACCCTCACAGAACTCTGGGAAGTCTTCGCCATCGCCGACGCAGCCTCCGCGATGCGCCCCAGCCGCCGTACGGACCTCGCTGAGGCCATCGAAGCGCTCACCGCCGCAGGCTTGATCAGCTGCTCCCACACCAAGGACACCTCGGCGACCCCCGCGCTGCCGACCCGCCTCAAGCTGCCAGCCCCTCAACCCTCACCCACGGCCGCAGCAGCCGCCCAAGCGATAGCGTGGCGCCCGGAACTCGCCTGGGCCGCATCCGCTCGGCTCACGCTGGGACAGATTGGCACCCTGCGCTCAATCAACGACTGGCTGCGAGACTGCGGCCGCGACGACGACGTCGCACCACTGAGAGAACGATCTCTCGAAGTTCTCGGGCACGAGAAGCGTCTCGATGCTCTGCTCAACACCTCCCTGTTCGCGCCGGACCGACTCACGCTTGAACTCCTGCGCACCTTCAGGGCGCACCCGCCACTGTCGACCCGCAGGATCGGAGGCGGCCCAGTGCTTCTCGTAGTCGAGAACGCCGACACCTTCGACACCCTCACTCGCCTGCTGACTGCCAATCCCGGAGACGTCGGACGGGTTGCATGGGGAGCGGGGGCAGCGTTCGAAGCGTCGGTCGCCTCGGTCCTCGCCATGACGGAGGTACGCGCGATCGCATACTTCGGCGATCTCGACGCCGATGGCCTGCGAATCCCAGCCAGCGCACATCGAAGGGCAGCCCAGGAAGGGCTCCCTCCCGTACGTCCGGCGGCAGGTCTGTACCGGCTGTTGCTCGAGATCGGTGCGCCGCAGCCAGGACAGACGCCGGTGCCTCACGAAAAGGCCCTAGAACTCGCTGGCTGGCTCTCCGAACCGCTAGCAACGCGGGCCGCAGCGCTTCTCGCCGCCGGCTGCCGCCTTGCCCAGGAGGCGGTAGGCATGCGTGCCCTACAGGCACGCATCGAGGTGAGTGAGTGGGAGGACGGGCTCGCATCCCCGTTCTGATAAGGATGCGGCAGGATCAAGCGCACCGGCTTCTACTGCCAACCAGGAGCGCGGAGTGCTTCTGCGGCTCACGGGCCTGGGAGAACGCATCCCACTCTCGGAACCGGGGCAGAGCCTTCTCGGGACCCGAGCGGTCGATCGTCTGGTGTGCTGTTCGCCGCCTCGCGTGCCCTGCATGTCCACCTCAAGAGTCGACTGCGTGTTCCATCACATAGGTGCGGGCCGGTGGTGTCATGTCCGCTCGGCTTGCTGCGGCCTCGCGCGTGATTCCCCTATCCGGCGCCGTGGTCGAATCCAGGCCGACGATGCACCTCTGTCGATCTCGATCATGCGTGCGAATGGGGGTTTGCGTGAGTGCCTTGCCCTTGGGAAAGGGCGGTTCCCGCGGTGGTGGCGCGCGAAGCTACTCACCAGTTCAACTGACGCAAAACATACTGCAGTTATTCAAC encodes:
- a CDS encoding transposase; protein product: MAEKRRVFTAEFREGAVRIVTETGKAVPEVAQDLGINETTLASWVSRAKRAGNGRGESEAEELARLRREVAQLKKDNKELGMERDVLKRCMVLWVK
- a CDS encoding helix-turn-helix domain-containing protein; translated protein: MLLTTGQAAAELGMAITTFRRLVHARLIPGLTNRGVRVMVPLEAVQALSTRRTAPLDALTASEIAVLRVEADRQTREADAKNPERTGYSATLQTEEIQRAMRGWWRCDAPSVAAGGVLPVTVSGFVVAVLTGLDRWESNGRGRHAFPGAVLAGYVTDLVRPAIHLTASVAADRQTAELLLGSRLPSHSGGPIAYVSTRNADFEGP
- a CDS encoding helix-turn-helix domain containing protein; the protein is MPPRTRRPATDPELNEAAQLADQFQAAGFTKRDIARIIGRDPSLVSQFYTRHKGAAFVPALTHALAAVQTAGITDTSELAALAAPHITRRTTSSGARARVRTKAVLITPAGTGTGRAGAQAIASGATRLRPLIAEAARQHLRLAFTVRMPKTGYTLASGSRTDSPGIRRDVVQRADHTEERSYGSAVTGGFDAADFARRVDAAGGDVTGAVHSWLLENGRIHEDAHITHLEVRTWRPR
- a CDS encoding Wadjet anti-phage system protein JetD domain-containing protein yields the protein MRLAAALEEWPRRTLTLTELWEVFAIADAASAMRPSRRTDLAEAIEALTAAGLISCSHTKDTSATPALPTRLKLPAPQPSPTAAAAAQAIAWRPELAWAASARLTLGQIGTLRSINDWLRDCGRDDDVAPLRERSLEVLGHEKRLDALLNTSLFAPDRLTLELLRTFRAHPPLSTRRIGGGPVLLVVENADTFDTLTRLLTANPGDVGRVAWGAGAAFEASVASVLAMTEVRAIAYFGDLDADGLRIPASAHRRAAQEGLPPVRPAAGLYRLLLEIGAPQPGQTPVPHEKALELAGWLSEPLATRAAALLAAGCRLAQEAVGMRALQARIEVSEWEDGLASPF